From the Dunckerocampus dactyliophorus isolate RoL2022-P2 chromosome 12, RoL_Ddac_1.1, whole genome shotgun sequence genome, one window contains:
- the p2ry1 gene encoding P2Y purinoceptor 1 produces the protein MTSDLNLTSLLNVSELHNHSRGCSLTKTGFQFYYLPTVYIMVFITGLVGNSLAIWMFVCHMRPWSSISVYMFNLALADFCYVLSLPFLIFYYFNKTDWIFGDVLCRLQRFIFHVNLYGSILFLTCISMHRYTGVVHPLKSLGRLKKKNAVITSAMVWAVVILAISPILYYSRTGLKRNATICYDTTTEDELPGYFIYSMTLTVFGFCIPFIIIFCCYGMIVKALIYNDMNNAPLRQKSIHLVIIVLAVFAVSYLPFHVMKNLNMRARLYFQSPAMCDFNNRVYATYQVTRGLASLNSCVDPILYFLAGDTFRRKLSRATKKPSKKGDHVLQSKSEETALNSLAEYVENGERRM, from the coding sequence ATGACCTCTGACCTTAACTTGACCTCCCTGCTGAACGTGAGCGAACTGCACAACCACTCGAGAGGATGCTCCCTCACCAAGACGGGCTTCCAGTTCTACTACCTGCCCACCGTCTACATCATGGTGTTCATCACGGGCCTGGTGGGCAACAGTCTGGCCATCTGGATGTTTGTGTGCCACATGAGGCCGTGGAGCAGCATCTCCGTCTATATGTTCAACCTGGCACTGGCCGACTTCTGCTACGTACTCTCCCTGCCCTTCCTCATCTTCTACTACTTCAACAAGACCGATTGGATATTTGGCGACGTCCTGTGCCGGCTGCAGCGCTTCATCTTCCACGTGAATCTCTACGGGAGCATTCTGTTCCTCACCTGCATCAGCATGCACCGCTACACCGGGGTGGTGCACCCGCTCAAGTCTCTGGGCCGACTCAAGAAGAAGAACGCGGTCATTACCAGCGCGATGGTGTGGGCTGTGGTGATCCTCGCCATCTCGCCCATCCTTTATTACTCTCGCACTGGCTTGAAGCGTAACGCCACCATTTGCTACGACACCACCACAGAGGACGAGCTGCCTGGTTATTTCATCTACAGCATGACTTTGACTGTGTTCGGCTTCTGCATCCctttcatcatcatcttctGTTGCTACGGCATGATCGTCAAAGCCTTAATCTACAACGACATGAACAACGCACCCCTGCGGCAGAAATCCATTCACCTGGTCATCATTGTGCTTGCCGTCTTTGCTGTCTCCTACCTGCCTTTCCACGTCATGAAGAATCTCAACATGCGGGCCAGGCTGTACTTCCAGAGCCCCGCCATGTGCGACTTTAACAACAGGGTCTACGCCACCTACCAGGTGACCCGCGGCCTGGCGAGCCTCAACAGCTGCGTGGATCCTATTCTGTACTTCCTTGCCGGCGATACATTCAGGAGGAAGCTGTCACGGGCCACCAAAAAGCCGTCCAAGAAGGGGGATCACGTGCTCCAGTCGAAAAGCGAGGAGACGGCGCTGAACAGCCTGGCAGAGTATGTGGAGAATGGAGAGCGGCGAATGTGA